Proteins encoded in a region of the Chryseobacterium piperi genome:
- the hisG gene encoding ATP phosphoribosyltransferase yields MSKLKIAIQKSGRLYEDSLQLLKDCGIFINNGKDQLKVSVDNFPFEIMYLRNSDIPQYLEDGVVDIAIVGENLLVEKQKDIEIVQKLGFSKCRVSLAVPKDITTDELTYFQGKKIATSYPNTLKKFLTDKKISADIHVISGSVEIAPNIGLADGICDIVSSGSTLFKNGLRETITLLFSEAVLAKNPNLDQEKENILNKFLFRIKAVLKAKNSKYILMNVPDEKIEDIAKVLPVLKSPTVIPLAEEGWSSIHSVIDEERFWDVIDELKEKGAQDILIIPIDKMVI; encoded by the coding sequence ATGAGTAAATTAAAAATCGCCATCCAGAAAAGTGGCAGACTTTACGAAGATTCTTTACAGCTTTTGAAAGACTGCGGAATTTTCATCAACAATGGAAAAGACCAACTCAAGGTTTCGGTGGATAATTTTCCTTTCGAAATCATGTACCTCAGAAACTCCGATATTCCGCAATATCTTGAGGATGGAGTAGTGGATATTGCTATTGTTGGTGAAAACCTTTTAGTAGAAAAACAAAAAGATATTGAGATTGTTCAGAAGCTAGGGTTTTCAAAGTGTCGTGTATCTCTGGCAGTTCCTAAAGACATAACAACTGATGAACTTACCTATTTTCAAGGTAAAAAGATAGCAACTTCTTATCCAAATACCCTCAAAAAATTCCTGACAGATAAAAAGATTTCTGCAGATATTCACGTGATCTCAGGATCAGTAGAGATTGCTCCTAATATCGGATTAGCAGATGGTATCTGTGATATTGTAAGCTCAGGAAGTACTCTTTTCAAAAATGGATTAAGGGAAACCATCACATTATTATTCTCCGAAGCCGTACTCGCTAAAAACCCGAACCTGGATCAGGAAAAAGAAAATATTCTGAATAAGTTTCTTTTCCGTATTAAGGCTGTGCTCAAAGCAAAAAATTCCAAATATATTCTGATGAATGTTCCGGATGAAAAAATAGAAGATATAGCAAAGGTATTGCCTGTTCTTAAAAGTCCTACAGTGATTCCTTTAGCAGAAGAAGGATGGAGCAGTATTCATTCTGTTATTGATGAAGAGCGATTCTGGGATGTGATTGATGAACTGAAAGAAAAAGGAGCTCAGGATATTTTGATTATTCCAATTGATAAAATGGTTAT